One Pecten maximus chromosome 7, xPecMax1.1, whole genome shotgun sequence genomic window carries:
- the LOC117331916 gene encoding uncharacterized protein LOC117331916, with product MSRSHEHTKALNDLAQHTGDNTNDRLERLKKIEKLRLQGYQKLRSLTGEKSGTPISPTRRSYSNFSSETSPSVYGSLGRINHLGGVKPKSYSSQSYQTEPRKTRSSSLSDEEGDYRPKHLLRSRSATTVSDAALSAFESTEQNMSNPTGAVDEYWKEGEDSYNEDDENIEDFKRSLFGDIGAYTNKTSPRTDGTLQSFSLSRAWSSGGADYDDPSLKGGDSRDATEDSGVDISMFPSYDPEFLGMNYGETFENPHNGSTIRKSFSRDRGRQPLLRSFSSQQESVQGSGLSSIDYTDPKISRLDSMHLTDKFSANQERQKRIESALDNLFSSSRASDESTSVSSDRRVYERGGSRTMSSTTPRYSDRYTSKTDSYSLSESSYTQRGLSSRDYTARNAPSASLTSLPSERKKIGISTETERKLEELFNTPATISNRPAFTSRSLRTETPSIRNRSDQIVITRRRTEDPNVRKLSSGSILEQKRDESFRIPDVLSTRMLDNESYGSAPRKDPGMRNTSAQSTLDKKLDNLFAVPDVLSTNVPENKMYETAQDTISSRTEGYDFDYNDISEDVGTVSAQSSLDQKLDSLFGSSDIHSTKIRENKNYETVRNKVSSRLLNSKEKPTLSSMLYGTENKSMELEETTPNGQQRETKRKRHQGQQAIQQSYTNGEDSSDGSEMSQQPNPAVTTAGSEVITGSVDVDMSKNEDTVKGENTESFDQEHSAAVETMRNVEVGLEYEQTKEDDNTENSFRGDSIVINSSKLEESRSKADLLQGNKTEDILFHHNEQQSQSSEMVNVVQELNIIERNEAMVTEQQKATNGKQTESKKGKKKSKGKKSKGKKGQKNIEKVAEKEITKKVPGKPVLETDIDFPLAEDDKQDITKDCENEETQISPSEDKIGGITESIQMVESKIQTRDKEIYIQAENKEEEEKYIQAENKEEEEKYIQAEESSQTDIQAEKEVYQISAEVLEETPTVETNVESETVINSKSTIESHEAGSGQEQTSWLRSKFNSLLHGFSADSSETRSDVQQTAKSIDMVSGNEESISNGDVNGVTFSDTGTLSEDDFATASDDSTAKHSDHDYDIKYRQSVLDANIKNEKKSTETSDESDTMDIFSELAATTGMSLDIDEQNSVDMEGHVVYKREEELLRYEKEDTPGQMPEFDGEEDDVKQQEMYMQSEESVCLYDEFIAVKEMDLKDEENNNESKKLGVNQIQEIVPRSDTSVQMNVVCTTEISIQTEMEACLTADKVSAHVQTLPLKVDKWTQTDTQLAPDSKEFGIQASPATADHSAQYNVSVRENGTQIVNELDTNLDLDQLKTEYFDQGKPEGKVLLEQVKSKLLSSEQVELENISCEQIKREQIKHEHHSSEQIKLEHLSSKQEEHRAVLKVDPVRIVTDKLTPEYAVAEEVKHELVAPEQVKLGGGQLSNTTEDVSVIVESKEDTVINEHPTESSVHTKEKLSAKVDCSTAEKEDSLANVSIGSTTEKEDSLTNVSIQNSIVTKIIQSVEGHTTTNTGHNTMNEDHTTTNETMNTWSNISAASEITFTSQGPGKKVPPQTLPKRRTKHGSTRPSSRPSSIVSEGDGYDFHTSGQNTASLESSRFNFNKILQKTDTTDAEMPSDKGHGIENVKTIETVIAKSTAPGPLSPGKVPTGSSSTLLTMTVGPTSPRAQERNMDTKESTMLASSNVTSPRSSLSGMASLGSHSNKGNVKSPPPALLPKRKATSQLQMPTSPKSPTSPRTTEKMELVQECNAVFAKQMKMNNGKQEIVKEPLNRLKDNPFIRKDVNVKVGQQESFSKKCEISTSSKPRTLSSSLNPKSPKDERKGTGDLTVQTDVVKHNVLDKKGTTRDMAKVNKDDAVDLSVLDSRSLRSEIIRQSSSRLSARNIAKKTKKVDSIRSKLETSTDSSGRNETSSLVNKIISDAAKFEAKFSSGLSPNDKEEVSSKTFSEQAPLERENPFIQPTADITFSRKVSSDFNSGEEKSVYVETSFDGDEVQTSTVSQTGQIALQMNDVRQEAQPSEGIQLDTKVLETRYSTVMQTDKKGEQENKVEPPKRKLMVQIPPPEKTEEGLELVPDSPSLASLVSSKLEDIGMGEIATAIEETKTNLKSDQQKAAKPPSPKTAKPPSPKTGKPPSPKTTKTPPPRRNRPLSPKVGKTPPSPQNSKSPKLTIPSSPRGGKSTSGSTPQSPGGKPLSPRKGQSPLSKAMFGDRESGQPGSEISGDSMSGRRSSEKTGSNSSRASSVSSEGSYSAEKGKSARQESSKSRQKGSKENPSVPDKSEGQKGTKKAPPVPEKPKRTTSLKKDTPSHLKDTESSAFKSKGKSGFSFLKGRKSSK from the coding sequence ATGTCTAGATCCCATGAACATACAAAAGCCTTGAATGATTTGGCCCAGCATACAGGGGACAACACAAACGACAGGCTTGAGCGACTCAAGAAAATAGAAAAGCTGAGGCTTCAGGGATATCAGAAACTTAGATCTCTGACTGGAGAAAAATCTGGAACACCTATATCTCCAACACGACGATCCTATAGTAACTTTTCTTCAGAAACATCTCCCAGTGTGTATGGGAGTTTAGGCCGAATCAATCACCTTGGAGGTGTCAAACCTAAATCCTATTCATCACAGTCGTATCAGACAGAGCCACGAAAAACCAGGTCATCATCGCTTTCTGATGAGGAGGGAGACTACCGACCAAAACATTTGTTAAGGTCACGCAGTGCTACAACAGTGTCCGATGCAGCACTGTCGGCTTTTGAGTCCACTGAACAAAACATGTCCAATCCAACAGGGGCAGTTGATGAATATTGGAAAGAGGGAGAGGATAGTTACAATGAGGATGATGAAAACATTGAGGATTTCAAAAGAAGCTTGTTTGGAGATATTGGTGCATATACAAACAAAACCTCACCCAGAACTGATGGAACATTACAATCATTTTCCCTCTCTAGGGCATGGTCATCGGGTGGGGCAGACTATGACGATCCTTCCTTAAAGGGAGGAGACAGCAGAGATGCTACAGAGGATAGTGGTGTAGATATCAGCATGTTtccttcatatgaccctgaatTTCTTGGAATGAATTATGGTGAAACATTTGAGAATCCTCATAACGGAAGCACAATACGGAAATCATTCTCCAGAGATAGGGGTAGACAACCTTTGTTACGTTCCTTTTCATCTCAACAAGAATCAGTACAAGGATCAGGTCTTTCATCAATTGATTACACTGATCCAAAGATCTCAAGGCTGGACTCAATGCATCTTACAGATAAGTTTTCAGCCAATCAGGAGAGACAAAAACGGATTGAGTCTGCTCttgacaatttattttcatcCTCGAGAGCTAGCGATGAGAGTACTTCAGTCTCATCTGATAGACGTGTATATGAACGTGGGGGCAGTAGGACCATGTCCAGCACAACTCCTAGGTATAGTGACCGATATACATCTAAAACAGATTCATACAGTCTGAGTGAATCATCTTATACTCAAAGAGGCCTTTCCTCTAGAGATTACACAGCTAGGAATGCTCCAAGCGCTTCGTTAACATCTCTACCTTCAGAACGGAAAAAAATTGGTATAAGTACAGAGACTGAAAGAAAACTGGAGGAGTTATTCAATACGCCTGCTACAATTTCAAATAGACCTGCATTTACATCTCGATCACTAAGGACAGAGACTCCCTCGATAAGGAACAGATCAGATCAGATTGTTATCACAAGAAGAAGAACTGAGGACCCTAATGTAAGGAAACTATCATCAGGCTCCATTTTGGAGCAAAAAAGAGACGAATCATTCCGCATACCAGATGTTCTGTCAACAAGAATGCTAGATAATGAAAGTTATGGCTCTGCTCCCAGGAAGGACCCTGGCATGAGAAATACTTCTGCTCAGTCAACACTTGACAAAAAACTGGACAATTTATTTGCTGTTCCAGATGTTTTGTCAACCAATGTGCCggaaaataaaatgtatgaaaCTGCACAGGATACAATTTCAAGCAGAACTGAAGGTTATGACTTTGATTACAATGATATCTCTGAGGATGTTGGTACAGTTTCAGCTCAATCATCACTTGACCAAAAACTAGACAGTTTGTTTGGTAGTTCAGACATTCATTCAACCAAAATTAGGGAAAACAAAAATTATGAAACTGTAAGGAACAAGGTCTCTAGTAGACTTCTCAACAGCAAAGAAAAACCAACTCTGTCATCAATGTTATATGGAACAGAAAACAAAAGCATGGAATTAGAGGAGACAACTCCAAATGGTCAACAGAGGGAAACCAAGAGGAAGAGGCATCAAGGTCAGCAGGCTATTCAGCAATCTTACACCAATGGTGAGGATTCTTCGGATGGTTCAGAGATGAGCCAACAGCCTAATCCTGCAGTAACAACTGCAGGTTCAGAGGTGATTACTGGAAGTGTTGATGTAGACATGAGTAAAAATGAGGACACGGTCAAAGGAGAAAATACAGAATCTTTTGACCAAGAACATTCTGCAGCAGTAGAAACAATGAGAAATGTAGAAGTAGGTTTGGAGTATGAACAGACAAAGGAGGATGACAATACAGAGAACAGTTTCCGTGGAGACAGTATTGTCATAAATAGCTCAAAACTGGAAGAAAGTAGATCAAAAGCTGATTTATTACAAGGAAATAAGACAGAAGACATTTTATTCCATCACAATGAACAGCAAAGTCAAAGTTCAGAGATGGTAAATGTGGTTCAAGAATTGAACATTATCGAGAGAAATGAAGCAATGGTTACAGAACAACAAAAAGCAACAAATGGGAAGCAAACAGAATCTAAAAAGGGTAAGAAAAAATCCAAAGGTAAAAAATCTAAAGGCAAGAAAGGGCAGAAGAACATTGAAAAGGTGGCTGAGAAGGAAATTACAAAAAAGGTCCCTGGTAAACCTGTTTTAGAAACAGACATTGACTTTCCACTTGCTGAAGACGATAAACAGGATATAACTAAGGATTGTGAAAATGAAGAAACTCAAATTTCACCTTCAGAAGACAAAATTGGTGGGATTACAGAAAGTATTCAGATGGTTGAAAGCAAAATTCAGACAAGGGATAAAGAGATTTACATTCAGGCAGAGAACAAGGAGGAAGAGGAAAAATACATTCAGGCAGAGAACAAGGAGGAGGAGGAAAAATACATTCAGGCAGAGGAGAGCTCACAAACTGATATTCAGGCAGAAAAAGAAGTTTATCAAATATCTGCTGAAGTTTTAGAAGAGACCCCCACTGTAGAAACAAACGTTGAATCGGAGACTGTAATAAATAGTAAGTCGACCATAGAATCACATGAAGCGGGGAGTGGTCAAGAACAAACATCATGGTTGAGGAGTAAATTTAATTCGCTTCTTCATGGCTTCAGCGCAGATTCCAGTGAGACTCGGAGTGATGTACAACAAACAGCAAAAAGCATTGACATGGTTTCAGGAAATGAAGAGTCCATCTCAAATGGGGATGTAAATGGTGTGACATTTTCTGACACCGGTACTTTGAGTGAAGATGACTTTGCTACTGCCTCTGATGATAGCACAGCAAAACACAGTGATCACGACTATGATATAAAATACAGGCAAAGTGTTCTGGATGCAAATATCAAAAACGAGAAAAAAAGTACTGAAACATCAGATGAAAGTGATACAATGGATATCTTCAGTGAATTAGCAGCCACTACAGGAATGTCACTGGATATCGACGAACAGAATTCTGTCGATATGGAAGGACACGTTGTTTACAAGCGAGAGGAAGAATTACTGAGGTATGAAAAGGAAGATACACCTGGACAAATGCCGGAATTTGATGGAGAGGAAGATGATGTCAAACAACAGGAAATGTATATGCAAAGTGAGGAAAGTGTATGTCTGTATGATGAATTCATTGCAGTGAAGGAAATGGATTTAAAAGATGAGGAAAATAACAATGAATCAAAGAAACTTGGTGTGAATCAAATACAGGAAATAGTACCAAGGTCAGACACATCTGTTCAGATGAACGTTGTTTGTACTACAGAAATATCCATTCAGACCGAAATGGAAGCATGTCTGACCGCAGACAAAGTCAGTGCTCATGTCCAAACACTGCCGCTGAAAGTGGACAAGTGGACACAGACAGATACACAACTAGCTCCTGACAGCAAGGAGTTTGGGATACAGGCAAGCCCTGCCACAGCTGATCATAGTGCCCAGTATAATGTCAGTGTAAGGGAAAATGGTACTCAGATTGTAAATGAACTTGACACTAATCTAGATCTGGATCAACTGAAAACGGAATATTTTGATCAAGGAAAACCTGAAGGAAAAGTTTTACTGGAACAAGTGAAATCAAAACTTCTCTCATCTGAACAAGTTGAACTGGAAAATATCTCATGTGAACAAATAAAGCGTGAACAAATAAAGCATGAACATCATTCATCGGAACAAATTAAACTGGAACATCTTTCATCTAAACAAGAGGAGCATAGGGCTGTTTTAAAAGTGGACCCTGTTCGCATTGTAACTGATAAACTCACACCAGAATATGCTGTTGCTGAGGAGGTGAAACATGAACTTGTTGCCCCAGAACAAGTGAAACTTGGAGGCGGGCAATTATCTAATACCACTGAGGATGTTTCTGTGATAGTGGAATCTAAAGAGGACACTGTTATCAATGAACATCCCACAGAATCTTCAGTACACACAAAGGAAAAACTGTCAGCTAAAGTTGATTGTTCTACCGCTGAAAAAGAAGACAGTCTCGCAAATGTATCAATTGGTTCTACCACTGAAAAAGAAGACAGTCTCACAAATGTATCAATTCAGAACTCCATCGTTACTAAAATCATCCAAAGTGTTGAAGGTCATACCACAACAAACACAGGTCATAACACAATGAACGAAGATCATACCACAACAAACGAAACTATGAACACTTGGTCAAACATTTCTGCTGCTAGTGAAATAACCTTTACTTCTCAGGGTCCAGGGAAAAAGGTTCCTCCTCAAACACTTCCTAAGCGCCGTACAAAGCATGGCTCTACAAGACCTTCATCAAGACCCTCTTCAATCGTGTCTGAAGGTGATGGATATGATTTTCATACAAGTGGACAAAATACTGCTTCTCTTGAATCATCTAGATTTAACTTCAACAAGATTCTACAGAAGACTGATACTACAGATGCAGAAATGCCTTCTGATAAGGGACATGGGATTGAAAATGTCAAAACTATTGAAACCGTGATTGCCAAGTCCACTGCCCCAGGGCCATTATCCCCAGGTAAGGTTCCTACTGGGAGTAGCAGTACTCTATTGACAATGACAGTTGGACCAACATCTCCTAGAGCACAGGAACGTAACATGGACACTAAAGAGTCAACCATGCTGGcttcatcaaatgttacttCACCACGTTCGTCTCTTTCTGGAATGGCGAGTCTTGGTAGCCATAGCAACAAAGGTAATGTTAAGTCACCTCCACCAGCTTTGTTGCCCAAAAGGAAGGCAACATCTCAACTGCAGATGCCAACTTCTCCAAAATCACCTACTTCTCCTCGAACAACTGAGAAGATGGAACTTGTACAGGAGTGTAATGCTGTATTTGCCAAACAGATGAAAATGAACAATGGAAAGCAAGAGATTGTTAAAGAACCTCTCAATAGATTAAAGGACAACCCTTTTATTCGCAAAGATGTCAATGTCAAAGTGGGTCAACAAGAATCTTTCTCAAAGAAATGTGAGATATCTACGTCATCAAAGCCTAGAACTTTATCCAGCAGCCTGAATCCAAAATCACCAAAGGATGAACGTAAGGGCACTGGAGACTTAACTGTACAGACTGATGTGGTAAAACATAATGTATTGGACAAAAAAGGCACTACCAGAGATATGGCTAAAGTAAATAAAGATGATGCTGTAGACCTAAGTGTATTGGACAGTAGAAGTCTGAGGTCAGAAATCATAAGACAGTCTTCATCTCGATTAAGTGCAAGGAACATAgcaaagaaaacaaagaaagtTGACAGCATCAGATCTAAACTGGAGACTTCAACTGACTCCTCAGGCAGAAACGAAACATCCAGTTTGGTGAACAAAATAATTTCTGATGCTGCAAAATTTGAGGCCAAATTCAGCAGTGGTTTAAGTCCAAATGATAAGGAAGAagtttccagtaaaacattttCAGAACAGGCACCTTTGGAGAGGGAAAATCCATTCATCCAGCCCACAGCTGATATCACATTTTCCAGGAAAGTTTCTTCCGATTTTAATTCGGGTGAGGAAAAGTCTGTTTATGTGGAGACCAGTTTTGATGGAGATGAGGTACAAACATCTACAGTATCACAGACAGGACAAATTGCATTACAGATGAATGATGTAAGACAGGAGGCACAACCTTCTGAAGGAATTCAACTGGATACCAAAGTACTGGAAACACGGTATTCTACAGTAATGCAGACAGATAAAAAAGGGGAACAGGAGAACAAAGTGGAACCTCCCAAAAGAAAACTTATGGTACAGATTCCACCTCCAGAAAAAACCGAAGAAGGACTGGAGTTAGTCCCTGACAGTCCTTCACTGGCATCACTAGTATCTTCTAAATTAGAAGATATTGGTATGGGAGAAATCGCAACTGCTATTGAAGAAACAAAAACTAATCTGAAATCTGACCAGCAAAAGGCAGCGAAACCCCCTTCACCAAAAACAGCGAAACCCCCTTCACCTAAAACAGGGAAACCCCCTTCACCAAAGACTACAAAGACACCACCGCCAAGACGTAACAGACCACTTTCACCAAAAGTTGGTAAAACACCACCATCACCACAAAATAGTAAATCACCGAAACTTACTATACCCTCATCACCAAGGGGAGGTAAATCAACGAGTGGAAGTACACCACAATCACCAGGAGGCAAGCCACTGTCCCCACGAAAAGGACAGTCACCTTTATCAAAGGCAATGTTTGGAGATAGGGAGAGTGGCCAACCAGGAAGTGAAATATCAGGAGATTCTATGAGTGGGAGAAGATCCTCGGAGAAAACAGGCTCAAACTCTTCCAGGGCGAGCTCTGTGTCATCTGAGGGTAGTTACTCTGCTGAGAAGGGTAAGAGTGCCAGGCAGGAATCCTCAAAGTCTCGTCAGAAGGGTTCCAAAGAGAACCCTTCTGTACCAGACAAATCTGAAGGTCAGAAGGGTACCAAAAAGGCCCCTCCTGTCCCAGAAAAACCTAAGAGAACAACATCTTTGAAAAAGGACACACCTTCCCATCTTAAGGACACAGAAAGTTCTGCTTTTAAGTCCAAGGGGAAAAGTGGTTTTTCTTTTCTGAAGGGAAGGAAATCGAGTAAGTGA